In the genome of Acidobacteriota bacterium, the window TCGCGCCCACGAGGCTTCCGCGCCCCAGCTCGCCGAGGCGCAATCGATCCCGTCCGAGGGCGGTCGCGGGAGGCGGGGCGCCGCGATCGGCCTCGGGGAATTCGAGGCGCGGCCAGAAGGTCATCACCGGCGATCCGTCGGACGCGACCGCGACGCCGATCGGGTCGAGCGCTTCCCTCACCGCCGGCGCCAGCGTTCCGGGCGGAGGGCCGGCGAGGCTCACGGAGAGGGCCAGCACCGCCGCGGGGAGGCCGCCGCTACGCATACAGGTGCGCCACGAACTTCTCATAGCCGTTGTACGGCTCGGTCTTTCGCGTTTCTCCGGTATCGAGAACCGTCTCCTCGGTCTGCGGCCACGGGATCGGGACGTCCGGCCGGACGTTGCACTCGAACGAGTATTTGGTCGGAGAAAGGTCGTTCCAGAAGGTCCCGGGCCGCTCAGGGGTGAACTGGAAGGCGACGATCGACTTGATGCTCTTGAGGCCGTACTTCCACGGGACCGTGAGGCGAAGCGGCGCGCCGTGCTGCGCCGGGAGCGGATGGCCGAAGATTCCGGTCGAGAGAAAGGCGAGCTCGTGCGTCGCTTCGGCGAGGGAGAGGGCCTCGTAGTAGGGGAAGACGCGCTTGCTCGCGTACCATCCCGGCGCCTCCTCCGGGCGGTGGAAGCTGATCATCCGGAGGTACTTTGCGCCGGGCATGGGCTCGGCGAGATCGACCAGCTTCTTCAGCGGGAATCCCGTCCACGGCACGACCATCGACCACGCCTCCACGCACCGGTGGCGGTAGACGCGCTCCTCGAGCCCGACGCGGCGGACGAGCTCCTCGACGTCGAGGGTGATCGCCTTCGCGACCGAGCCGCCGATGTGAATCGTCCACGGGCTGGTGCGGAAGTTCCTCGCCGCCTCGGCGACGCCGTCGCGCGCCGAGGAGAACTCGTCGAAGATATTGCTGCTCGCGGCGGCCTTCTCGGCCGTGAGGGGGGCGTCGACGGTGTAGGCGGGGTTCCGCTTCGCGGGGAAGAGCGGGCTTGGGACCCCGGGAGGCGGCGCGGGCGGTGCGGCCGGCCTCGCCGGCTCCTCCGCCCCCGGCGCCCAGAGCGCTCCGGACCCGGCCACGACGCCGGCGAGGCCCAGCGTTCTCACGAACCTCCGGCGATTCAGATAGGCGCCCTCATCGGACGCCTGCGCTTCGGAGATCTCCCAGCCTTTCGGGATGCGGATCAACATCATGCCTCCTCGGGCCGGCCGCATCGGGGATGCGGAGATCCGGCTGCAAGTAGTTGCGTATCACAACTAATGAACGTCAGAAACGCCTCATCGTTTTCCCTGCTTCCCCTTCGCCGGCGCCCTGCAGGTCTTCGACGACGTCGCCCGCGCGTCCCGGGTCAGGGCCCGGAGAAGCCTCACCGCTTCGCGCCGGACCGGGGGAGGGAAGTCCGACAGGATGTCCCGGTAGCGCGCCTCGATGTCACTCTTGATCCGGTACAGGACGGCCCGACCCGTCGAGGTCAGCCGGATCATGAGCGCCCGCCGATCGGTCGCGTGATCGAACCTCAGGGCGTAGCCCTTCCTCTCGAGCGAGGCGAGGGTCCGGCTGGCGCCGCTCTTGTCGAGGCACAGGTCTGCGGCGAGATCGCTGACGGTCATGGCGCCGCGGCGGTCGAGGGCCTCGAGGCTGTAGCACTCGGTCAACGTGACGTCGCCGTAGCATGCCCGGTCCCGGTCCCTGAACTGGAAGACGCGCAACAGCTCGAGGAAGGCGGAGTAGAACTCGGCGGTGTCGGCGTGGAGACGCGTCGCGGAGACCCCGCTCGCGCCGCGCCGGGGGGGACGCCGGCGCTTGGGGGCGCGTTTTAGTTGCATTGCGCAACCATATCAGGGTCCCGCGGCCCCCGCCACGCATCCTCCCGGAATTCGAGGGACCGGGGGCCATTCGACGAAACACGCACTCCTCGCCTATCGTACAGGGCGGCGCGCAGCCGCCCGGCGAGGAGAGGTGTGGCCCCGACCCCGATGATCCAGCTCGAAGGCGTGGACAAAACCTATGTCTCGGGGAAGAACCGCCTGCACGTCCTCAAGTCGATCGATCTGACGATCGACGCGGGGGAGATGGTCTCCATCATGGGGGCGTCGGGGTCGGGGAAGTCGACCCTGATGAACGTCGTCGGGCTCCTCGACGGCTACGACGCCGGCGCCTACCGCCTCGACGGCGAGCTGATGAAGGGGATCTCCGAGACCCGCGCGGCGATCCACAGGCGCAAGGCCGTCGGTTTCGTCTTCCAGTCGTTCAACCTCATCCCCTTCAAGACCGCGGCCGAGAACGTCGCGCTGCCTCTCTACTACCAGGGGGTGAGCCGCAAGCGCCGGCTCGCGATCGCGACCGAAGCCCTTGCCCGCCTCGGGCTCCTGGACCGGGCCGAGCATCGCCCGTCGGAGATGTCGGGGGGCCAGCAGCAGCGCATCGCGATCGCCCGGGCGCTCGTCGGCAAGCCGAAGATTCTCCTCGCCGACGAGCCGACCGGCGCCCTCGACTCGACGACCTCGCTCGAGATCATGCGCGTCCTCCAGGAGGTGAACGCCGAGGGGGTCACCGTGGTCGTGGTCACGCACGAGCGGGACGTCGCGGCGATGACGCGCCGCATCATCCGGCTGCACGACGGCCGCATCGAGAACGCCCACGAGAGGCCGGCCGATGTTTGACACCGACACCTGGCAGGAGATCTTCAGCATCATCCGGAGCAACAAGCTCCGCTCCGCCCTCACGGCCTTCAGCGTCGCCTGGGGGATCTTCATGCTGATCGTGCTCCTCGGATCGGGGCAGGGCCTCTCCCACGGCATCGAGCACCAGTTCCGCGACGACGCCATCAACAGCATCTGGGTCTACCCGGGCCAGACGAGCGTCCCGTACAAGGGGCTGAAGCCCGGACGCCGCGTGCAGCTCACGAACGACGACTACGACGGGCTGGCCGCGGGCGTGGACGGCGTGGACCACATCACCTCGCGCTTCTACATCAAGGGGACGCTGGTCGTGCGCTACCGCGACCTCACGACCTCGTTCGACGTGCGCTGCGTGCACCCCGATCACCTGTACTTCGAGAAGACGATCGTCACGGAGGGGCGCTTCCTGAACCCCCTCGACATCAAGGAGCGGCGCAAGGTGGCTGCCTTAGGCGACAGGGTCGTCAAGGCCCTCTTCAAGGACGAGCCCCCGATAGGCAAGGAGATCCAGATCAACGGCGTCTCCTTCAAGATCGTGGGCACCTTCACCGACGAGGGAGGGGAGAACGAGCAGGAGAAGATCTACGTTCCGATCTCCACGGCCCAGCGGGCGTTCGGGGGCGCGAACCGCGTCAACCAGATCTTCATGACGACGGGGACGGAACCGCTGCCGAAGACGGAGGCGATGGCGAAGGAGGTCAAGAACCGCATGGCCGAGAAGCACGCCTTCTCGGCCGACGACACGCGGGCCGTCTTCGTGAACAACAACAACGAGCAGTTCGACCGCTTCACGAAGCTGATGCGCGCGATACGGGCGTTCGTCTGGGTCGTGGGGCTCGGCACGATCCTCGCGGGGATCGTCGGCGTGAGCAACATCATGATGATCGCCGTGCGCGAGCGCACCCGCGAGATCGGCGTGAGGAAGGCGCTCGGGGCGACGCCGTGGTCCGTCGTCTCGCTCATCCTCAAGGAGTCGATCCTCATCACGTCGGTGGCCGGGTACGCGGGGCTCGTCCTGGGGATTGCCGTCCTCGAGATCGCGAGCCGCGTCCTGCCGAAGGACGGCTACTTCATCCGACCCGAGGTGGATCTCTCCGTCGCGATCGAGGCGACGATCCTGCTCGTTGTCGCGGGCGCGATCGCCGGCTTCTTCCCCGCCCGCCGGGCGGGGAGCCTGCGTCCCGTGGAGGCGCTGAGGAGCGAATGAACCTCTTCGATCCGGACAACTGGCGTGAGATCTACGAGGTGCTGAAGGGCAACAAGCTCCGCACGTTCCTCACGGCCTTCGGAGTCTTCTGGGGGATCTTCATGCTCCTCGTCATGCTGGGATCGGGGAGCGGCCTGAGCAACGGCGTGAACGACGGTTTCTCGGATCAGGCCACCAACTCGGTCTTCGTCTGGAACCGGCGGACGACGCTGCCCTTCAAGGGTCGCGGGCCCGGGCGGGAGATACGGTTCACCGTCGCGGACGCCGCCGCGATCCGCGCGGAGGTGCCCGAGGCGGGGGTGATCTGTCCCCGTAACCAGCTCGGTGGATTCCAGGGGGGCAACAACGTCACGAGGGGCACGAAGGCCGGGGCGTTCAGCGTTCTCGGCGACTACCCCGAGATCGCGCGCATCCAGTCGGTGCGGCTCGTCGCCGGGCGCTTCCTCGACGCCCTCGACATCGCCGAGCGAAGGAAGGTGGCGGTCATCGGCCCGCGCGTGCAGGAGGTCCTTTTCCCCCGCGGCGAGGATCCTCTGGGCGGCCACATCCGGATCAACGGCGTCGACTTCAAGGTGATCGGCGCCTTCAAGCCGCGCCGCACGAGCGGCTCGCACGACGATCAGGATCAGAGCCTCTACGTTCCCTTCACGACCTTTCAATCGGCCTTCAACTACGGCGACAAGGTCGGCTGGCTCGCCATCACGTCGAAGGAGGGCGTCCCCGCGTCGGTGATGGAGACGAAGGTGCTGGCCCTTCTCAAGGACCGCCACGGCGTCGCCCCGGCGGACGAACGGGCCATCGGCCACTTCAACCTCGAGAAGGAGTTCGGCCAGATCGAGGGGCTCTTCGGCGGGATCGAATCGCTCATCTGGATTGTCGGCATCGGCACGCTCGCCGCCGGCGTCATCGGCGTCAGCAACATCATGCTCGTCATCGTGCGCGAGAGGACCAACGAGATCGGCGTGCGCCGCGCCGTCGGCGCCACCCCATTCGCGATCATGGCCCAGGTCGTGCTGGAATCGCTCGTCCTGACGGGGATCGCCGGGAGCCTCGGCCTGATTGCGGGGGTCGGGGTCGTCGAGCTGACCGCCCGCCTGACGAGCGGCGCCGACCTCGAGATGTTCAAGAACCCCGAGGTGGATCTGGCGACGGCGCTCCAGACCCTGGCGATCCTGATCGTCGCGGGGATCGTCGCCGGCATCTTCCCGGCCCGCCGCGCCGTCAGCTCGAGCCCCGTGGAGGCCCTCCGCGCCGTCATCTGACCTTCCGGAGACCATGAACCGATGAAGAAGATCCTCGGCGCCCTCCTGGCGCTCGTCCTCGTCGCCCTCTTCGCGGGGACCCTCTGGTTCCTGTGGAAGAAGAGCCAGACGGCGCCCGTCGTCTACAAGACCGCCTCCCCCGAGACCGGCGACGTCGTGAAGAAGGCCGTCGCCACCGGCGCGGTGATCCCGAGGAAGGAGATCGCCGTCAAGCCGCAGGTGTCGGGGATCATCGATTCGATCAAGGTCGAGCCCGGCGACCGCGTGAAGCGCGGCGATCTCATCGCCGTGATCCGCGTCATCCCGCAGACGGCCGCCCTCGCCTCGGCCGAGAGCCGCGTCAACCTCGCGCGCATCCGCCTCGAGGACGCGCAGCGCGAGCTCGATCGGCGCCAGCGCCTCTTCGACGAGAAGGTCCTCGAGGAGACGGCGCTCCGCGCGGCGATCCTCGCGCGGGACACGGAGCAGGAGGAGCTGGCGGCGGCCGGCGACTCGCTCGAGGTGATCCGCCGCGGCGTTCCGTCGCGCTCGGGGCAGGAGACGAACACCCTCGTGCGCGCCACGATGACGGGCACGGTCCTCGACGTTCCGGTGAAGGAGGGGGCGTCGGTGATCGAGTCGAACAACTTCAACGACGGGACGACGATCGCCGCCCTCGCCGACATGGGGGAGCTGATCTTCGAGGGGAAGGTGGACGAGTCGGAGGTCGGGAAGCTGAGGACCGGGATGGAGATGGTCCTGACCATCGGCGCCCTGGAGCCCGCCCGTTTCAACGCCGTCCTCGAGCACATCGCGCCGAAGGGGTTCGAGGAGAATGGCGCCGTCCAGTTCAAGATCCGCGCCGCGCTGCGCGTCACCGGCGACGCCGTCATTCGCGCGAACTACAGCGCCAACGCCGACATCGTCCTCGACCGGCGCACCGGTGTGCTGACGCTGAGCGAGAGCCTCCTCCAGTTCGAGGGGGATCAGCCGTACGTCGAGGTCGAGACGTCGCCGCAGAAGTTCGAGCGCCGGAAGATCAAGACGGGCCTGTCCGACGGCATTCGGATCGAAATCGTCGAAGGGCTCACGAAGGACGACAAGGTCAAGGGCGCCGCGGTGGGCGCACCGGGGGCGTGAGGGCGAAGCGGAACGAGTCCCGCCAAGACGACTCGGGTCAATCAGCCCTTACAGCGGACTTCAGCTTCTCAACTTGCGTCTTGAGCACCGACTCCACATCCATCAAGTGTTTCCCTTCCCGTGCCCCCTTCTCACCGGGAGTCAGGTGCTCGATCTCGTCGACGTACCGTTTCTGGACGGATTTGAACCATTCGAGCGCGGCGCTCTCCTCATGGACGATTGTCGAGGCCCTGCTGAGCCGATCGAGGAAGTATTCGGTATGGAGGTAGTCCGATGCAGGATCACTCGGAGACGTGGGGAGCAAGTTGATCAAGACGCTCCACTTCTCGTGCGGCTTCATCCCGAGTTGAAGTTCGTAATAGCCTCTGCGAAACTCCGGAGCCTTCGAGGGGAACGAACGCTCCGGATTGTCCACAGTGTGTACGGGATGGCGGGCAAGCAGCTCGAGGAAAAGGGCCGAGCGGTAGTCGCCGGCTTCCTCAGCCTCCCTCTGGCTGAGTGCACCCGCGCGAGGCTCGAGCATAACGGCGGGAAATTCTGGATTGCCGAGCGCTTTCCGCGCAAGACTCCAGGAAAGTGTCGGATCCGTCTTCCCGATTGCGGCCCGAAGGCGCATGAGGAGCATCGGAATCACCTCATCAGGGACCCCGCTCTTGAGCAGAGCCTCGTAGACTTCCCTCGCTCTGTCGTTCGCAGGGGGAAAGAACCCGACTACTTGTCCCCATTGGTCCCCGGGGCATTCATTCATCAGCCTTAGGCACTTTCCTGCCCATTCACTGACTCGATTCGAGAACTTGGGCCATGGCTGCATGAGCGCTTGGCAGTACATGACGCATCCTTCGCAGGACGCTTCATACTCTGGGAAATCATTGATCAGGCGGAGTGCCCGGCGCTCCAACTCCGACCCATGCTCCGAATCGTCCCCCAATAGGGGGGATGTGAGCGTCCCGACCTCGATGCTCCGCCAGGTTGCTGTTTCGCCTGCTTCGCGGAAGAGCAGCTCAGACTGGCGCGTGTCCTTCGTCCAGTACCTCCAGGCGACGCTGTGCAGGATGGCTGCCCGGGTCTTTGGATCCTGCGTTCTGCGGGCCAACTGTTTCTGAGGCACCTCGATCCCGTCTGGGAAGAGGGAGCGAACATCGTCGGCCACCGGCACGCCGATGGATGCCGACCCGGTGACGAACTTGTCCCAGAACAGGAGGTCGTGATTGTAGAGACAACTGACGTACGGCACGTTTCCTCGGGTGCGCTCCAGCTCTCGTAAGTGCTCGAACTTGCTGATGAAGTCGCTTGGCCGGTAGAAGTGTTCGTCGGGCACGGGTTCCTCTCCAAGCCAGGCCCACCAACGCAACGCCTTCTCGCAATAATGTGACGACACAGGAGTGTCATCGAGAAGACGTCTCGCCAGGCGTCCCGCCTCATCGAGCTCCTTGAGATGAGCGTGAGCATTCGCAAGGACCTCGACGAGGTCCAGTTGTTTCTCGACGAATCGAGTGTGTTTCAGAGCCAATTCAGCCGCGTGCCTGGCTTCAAGAAAACGTCCCTCGTCATTGAGCAACCGGCCCAGGGATAGCGGGTCGTCAACGAACTCCGCCTCCAGGACGCGACGAATGGCCGGCGCATCGTCCGGCTTCAGCTGCAGCCGCCGCTCCAGGTCCTTCACGATCTTTCGCCTGCAACCGTTGCACTCGTGATAGAGCTGGAGGAGCCGCCTGTAGCATTTCTCCAGGTCAACCGGACCTTGAGGAGACCAGAGCTCCGCCTGTGCCGCAGCGACCGCCTCCGCCCATTCGACTGTCCCCGACGCCGGGATCGAATCGGACGGTGTGCGCACCCTTTCGGCGCCGGCCTCTGACGCATGTGGCATGACTGGTGCGGAAGTCGGGTTGCCTAAAGCTCGATCCGTGGAAGCAACCGCGAACGAGAATGCGATCGTGGTCGCGAGTGTGAAAGTCGACCACGTGGGCCGGATAATCTCAGCCGTAATCCCTCCTCCTGTGCAGCGCACTCACATGTTAGACACAAGAGAGTCGTGAATCGTGAGCCGGTGGAACCGTCTACACTTGTCAAAAAGTGTAGACATGGGTGGTCCGTACACCATATCCCCCCCGGGCTGCCCGATTCCCCTTCTCTCACCCCCGCCCGTGTGCCATCCTTGAAGCCCGATCGCCCGAGTCCACGTCAGGGGTGGCGCGATGCCCACGACCCCTCGAACGCTTCGAATCGCCGGAGCCGCGGCGCTCCTTCTCGCCACGCTCGTCCTCGACGGAACCCCCTCGACGCCGCCCCCAGTCGATGACGTCGCCTTTCTCCCGACGCGGCCCGTCATCGAGCCCGAGCCCCTCCACGGCGACGGCCCGCCGGCGCCGCCCCCGGATCTCCGCAACCAGGTCGCCGCGAACGGAAGCGCCGACGCGATCATCCTCCTGAAGGTCCCCGAGGCGTCGAGCCCGACCACGAGCCGCGCCGCGCGCCGATCGCGAATCCACCAGGCGCAGGACGAGGTCCTCCGCAACTTCGCGCCGGGTGAGCTTCGCGGCCTCCACCGCTTCTCGATGATCCCGGCGATCGCCGCGCGCATCACCGCTGGGCACCTCGACCGGCTCCTCGCCGCACCGCGCGTGCGGGCGGTTGGACCGAACCTCCCCGCGTCGATCGCCCTCTCGCAGAGCATTCCCCTCGTCGGCGCCGATCGCGCGCATCGGGCGGGCGTCACCGGCGCGGGAATCGTCACCGCCGTCATCGACACCGGCGTCGACGCGAACCACCCCGACCTCGCGGGGGCGCTCGTCGACGAGCGCTGCTTCTGCCAGGGGAGTGTCCTCGGGGACGGGGTCGGCTGCTGCCCGAACGGCCTCGAGGAGCAGAGCGGCCCGGGATCGGCGCAGGACGACAACGGGCACGGCACGAACGTGGCGGGGATCATCCTCTCGCGGGGGAGCGCGAACCTCTCGGCCGTGGGGATGGCCCCCGGCGCGCGCGTCGTCTCCGTGAAGGTCCTCGCCGCGACGGGAGGGGGGTTCGTGCTCGACACGTCGAAGGCCCTCGACTGGATCCTGGACAACCGCCCCGACGTCCGCGTCCTCAACATGAGCCTCGGCTCCTCGACGGCCTACCCGGCCGAGTGCGACGACGCCGATCCCCTCAACGCGGCGATGGGGGCGGCGCTGACCTTTCTCCGGACGCAGAACGGGGCGATCAGCTTCGCGGCGGCGGGCAACGGCGGCCTCGTCGGCCAGCTCAGCTCGCCGGCGTGCCTCAAAGACGCCGTCTCGGTGGGGGCGGTCTACGATTCGGACATCGGCCTCGCCGCCTTCAGCGGCTGCGGCGACCTGACGTCGGCGGACAAGATCACCTGCTTCTCGAACGTCGCCGACTTCCTCGATCTCCTTGCGCCGGGCTGCCGGATCAACTCGGCGCGCCTCGGCGGACAGTTCTCCGCCTTCTGCGGGACGTCCCAGGCCACCCCGCACGCGGCGGGGGCGGCGGCGCTCCTCCTCGAGCGCGAGCCCTCCCTCACCCCCGACGAGATCGTGACGCGGCTTCAATCGACGGGGAAGATGATCGACGACCCGCGCATCGGGCGCGCGTTCGCGCGCATCGACGTCGGCGCGGCGATCCTGGACCTCGACGGCGACGGCATGCAGAACCTCGCCGACGATTGCCCCGAGACTCCCGACCCCGTGCAGGCCGACGCCGACGGGGACGGCATCGGCGACGCCTGCGACAACTGCCCCGCCACGGCGAGCCCGAACCAGAACGACGCCGATCACGACGGGCTCGGGGATCCGTGCGACGCCTCGCCGAACACCTTTCCGCCGGAGACGCTCTTCGTCGTCGATCCCGGGAGCGGCGGACGCATCTACCAGCTCGACCGGAGCCGCCACGTCGTCCTCAACTCCTTCCCGACGCCGGAGCCGGCGGTCGGCGGCGGCTCGGGGCTCGCGTACGCCGCGCGCCGGGGAACGCTCTTCTACACGAACGGGACGACGGCGGGAACACCGACGATCTACGAGCTGAGCGCGGCGACCGGCACGGTTCTGCACTCCTTCCCGCAGACGAACATCAACGGTGTCACCGGCATCACCGGGCTCGGCGCGAGCGCGGGGGGGCTGATCTCCCTCGCCATCCAGCCGCCGAACCAGTCGCAGTTCGTCGTATTCCCCTTCAGCGGCATCGGGTTCAACGTGGGCTTCTTCCTCGCGGGGGACACGGCGGGGCAGGGAGGGGCGGACGGCAACGCGTGGCCCCCCTCGTTCGACGATCACGCCGGGTGGTTCTCGCGGAGCACCACGGCGGGGATCATCGGGGCGAACGTCCCGATGAATCAGCTCCAGCTCCTCGAGTTCGGGAGCTCCGTGACGATGGAGAACTACCTCACCCCGACGCGCTGCGTTGCCGCCGGGCCGAACGGATCGCTCCAGACGGTCGCGCAGGGGGACGACGTCGTCGTCCTCAACGAGATCCAGTCGGGGCGTAACGGCATCTGCGAGACGAACCTCCCCGACGGCGACGACGTCGTGGGGTGCGTGGTCCCCGGCGCCGACGGCGTTCTCGAGACGCCGCCGTTCTACGACGACTTCGAGCTGGGCAACGCGATCCTCCCCGGGGCGAACGGGGCCTGCGACACGGTCCTCCTCCAGGGCGACGACAAGGTCGGGGCCTTCCTCAGCCGCAAGGTCAACGGCCTCGGCGCGGCGGGGAGCTTCCTCTTCGCCTCGACGAGCGATCCCTCCCACGACGTCCTCTACGTCCTCGACGCCTTCGCCCCGCCCATCGCGGTCCCGAGGC includes:
- a CDS encoding ABC transporter ATP-binding protein, whose translation is MIQLEGVDKTYVSGKNRLHVLKSIDLTIDAGEMVSIMGASGSGKSTLMNVVGLLDGYDAGAYRLDGELMKGISETRAAIHRRKAVGFVFQSFNLIPFKTAAENVALPLYYQGVSRKRRLAIATEALARLGLLDRAEHRPSEMSGGQQQRIAIARALVGKPKILLADEPTGALDSTTSLEIMRVLQEVNAEGVTVVVVTHERDVAAMTRRIIRLHDGRIENAHERPADV
- a CDS encoding ABC transporter permease, which translates into the protein MFDTDTWQEIFSIIRSNKLRSALTAFSVAWGIFMLIVLLGSGQGLSHGIEHQFRDDAINSIWVYPGQTSVPYKGLKPGRRVQLTNDDYDGLAAGVDGVDHITSRFYIKGTLVVRYRDLTTSFDVRCVHPDHLYFEKTIVTEGRFLNPLDIKERRKVAALGDRVVKALFKDEPPIGKEIQINGVSFKIVGTFTDEGGENEQEKIYVPISTAQRAFGGANRVNQIFMTTGTEPLPKTEAMAKEVKNRMAEKHAFSADDTRAVFVNNNNEQFDRFTKLMRAIRAFVWVVGLGTILAGIVGVSNIMMIAVRERTREIGVRKALGATPWSVVSLILKESILITSVAGYAGLVLGIAVLEIASRVLPKDGYFIRPEVDLSVAIEATILLVVAGAIAGFFPARRAGSLRPVEALRSE
- a CDS encoding ABC transporter permease, coding for MNLFDPDNWREIYEVLKGNKLRTFLTAFGVFWGIFMLLVMLGSGSGLSNGVNDGFSDQATNSVFVWNRRTTLPFKGRGPGREIRFTVADAAAIRAEVPEAGVICPRNQLGGFQGGNNVTRGTKAGAFSVLGDYPEIARIQSVRLVAGRFLDALDIAERRKVAVIGPRVQEVLFPRGEDPLGGHIRINGVDFKVIGAFKPRRTSGSHDDQDQSLYVPFTTFQSAFNYGDKVGWLAITSKEGVPASVMETKVLALLKDRHGVAPADERAIGHFNLEKEFGQIEGLFGGIESLIWIVGIGTLAAGVIGVSNIMLVIVRERTNEIGVRRAVGATPFAIMAQVVLESLVLTGIAGSLGLIAGVGVVELTARLTSGADLEMFKNPEVDLATALQTLAILIVAGIVAGIFPARRAVSSSPVEALRAVI
- a CDS encoding S8 family serine peptidase; the encoded protein is MPTTPRTLRIAGAAALLLATLVLDGTPSTPPPVDDVAFLPTRPVIEPEPLHGDGPPAPPPDLRNQVAANGSADAIILLKVPEASSPTTSRAARRSRIHQAQDEVLRNFAPGELRGLHRFSMIPAIAARITAGHLDRLLAAPRVRAVGPNLPASIALSQSIPLVGADRAHRAGVTGAGIVTAVIDTGVDANHPDLAGALVDERCFCQGSVLGDGVGCCPNGLEEQSGPGSAQDDNGHGTNVAGIILSRGSANLSAVGMAPGARVVSVKVLAATGGGFVLDTSKALDWILDNRPDVRVLNMSLGSSTAYPAECDDADPLNAAMGAALTFLRTQNGAISFAAAGNGGLVGQLSSPACLKDAVSVGAVYDSDIGLAAFSGCGDLTSADKITCFSNVADFLDLLAPGCRINSARLGGQFSAFCGTSQATPHAAGAAALLLEREPSLTPDEIVTRLQSTGKMIDDPRIGRAFARIDVGAAILDLDGDGMQNLADDCPETPDPVQADADGDGIGDACDNCPATASPNQNDADHDGLGDPCDASPNTFPPETLFVVDPGSGGRIYQLDRSRHVVLNSFPTPEPAVGGGSGLAYAARRGTLFYTNGTTAGTPTIYELSAATGTVLHSFPQTNINGVTGITGLGASAGGLISLAIQPPNQSQFVVFPFSGIGFNVGFFLAGDTAGQGGADGNAWPPSFDDHAGWFSRSTTAGIIGANVPMNQLQLLEFGSSVTMENYLTPTRCVAAGPNGSLQTVAQGDDVVVLNEIQSGRNGICETNLPDGDDVVGCVVPGADGVLETPPFYDDFELGNAILPGANGACDTVLLQGDDKVGAFLSRKVNGLGAAGSFLFASTSDPSHDVLYVLDAFAPPIAVPRRGPAILEAWINPTPSGPIEAIAAGPTDSDFDGVINDLDNCRAIANASQADQDSDRVGDPCDNCPAAYNPTQADFDGDGIGDACDPCVGTELSAAATLSTASLDVNAAGATFSMTVSLSLVCDPNHPVVVDATPLDRGRISKVSGTILPDPAAIACPASDGSALFEAGLHENLAARAVSSKRATMTFNRPADGDCRTLDGDGQDLVALVSGGLDGASVPVCVAARYRGVPLEACAQATVRNKGNRK
- the msrP gene encoding protein-methionine-sulfoxide reductase catalytic subunit MsrP, coding for MLIRIPKGWEISEAQASDEGAYLNRRRFVRTLGLAGVVAGSGALWAPGAEEPARPAAPPAPPPGVPSPLFPAKRNPAYTVDAPLTAEKAAASSNIFDEFSSARDGVAEAARNFRTSPWTIHIGGSVAKAITLDVEELVRRVGLEERVYRHRCVEAWSMVVPWTGFPLKKLVDLAEPMPGAKYLRMISFHRPEEAPGWYASKRVFPYYEALSLAEATHELAFLSTGIFGHPLPAQHGAPLRLTVPWKYGLKSIKSIVAFQFTPERPGTFWNDLSPTKYSFECNVRPDVPIPWPQTEETVLDTGETRKTEPYNGYEKFVAHLYA
- a CDS encoding efflux RND transporter periplasmic adaptor subunit; this encodes MKKILGALLALVLVALFAGTLWFLWKKSQTAPVVYKTASPETGDVVKKAVATGAVIPRKEIAVKPQVSGIIDSIKVEPGDRVKRGDLIAVIRVIPQTAALASAESRVNLARIRLEDAQRELDRRQRLFDEKVLEETALRAAILARDTEQEELAAAGDSLEVIRRGVPSRSGQETNTLVRATMTGTVLDVPVKEGASVIESNNFNDGTTIAALADMGELIFEGKVDESEVGKLRTGMEMVLTIGALEPARFNAVLEHIAPKGFEENGAVQFKIRAALRVTGDAVIRANYSANADIVLDRRTGVLTLSESLLQFEGDQPYVEVETSPQKFERRKIKTGLSDGIRIEIVEGLTKDDKVKGAAVGAPGA
- a CDS encoding MarR family transcriptional regulator, which codes for MQLKRAPKRRRPPRRGASGVSATRLHADTAEFYSAFLELLRVFQFRDRDRACYGDVTLTECYSLEALDRRGAMTVSDLAADLCLDKSGASRTLASLERKGYALRFDHATDRRALMIRLTSTGRAVLYRIKSDIEARYRDILSDFPPPVRREAVRLLRALTRDARATSSKTCRAPAKGKQGKR